From a single Paenibacillus sp. FSL R5-0345 genomic region:
- a CDS encoding YheC/YheD family protein, producing the protein MGTKSKSALTSKWIKTKVLMQSSEISPLIPETVRFSKANLKTMLLKYGMIYVKPEHGTYGNGVMKVEQSKDSHGTEYKYQSGTKIKTFGVYDTFYSSLKKATRGRSYLIQRGIVLLKHGKHRFDIRVMVQLSPRGKWETTGLIGRVAEKGKIVTNYHNGGTLMSMEKLLSPYLNDAQQAQMLKILRKLGEDTGRFYHKKYPGFKQIGVDVGLDNHMTPWIIEVNTSPDPYIFKHLSNKSMYRKVMAYRRANEKKKTVS; encoded by the coding sequence TTGGGAACGAAGTCAAAGTCGGCGTTGACCAGCAAATGGATTAAAACCAAGGTGCTCATGCAAAGTTCCGAGATTTCACCGCTGATTCCAGAGACTGTAAGGTTTAGTAAAGCCAACTTAAAGACGATGCTGCTAAAATATGGGATGATTTACGTTAAGCCGGAACACGGTACTTACGGTAATGGTGTGATGAAGGTTGAACAGAGTAAGGACTCTCATGGAACAGAATACAAATACCAAAGTGGAACAAAGATAAAAACGTTTGGAGTCTATGACACCTTTTATTCATCCCTTAAGAAAGCGACACGCGGACGTAGTTACTTGATTCAGAGAGGAATTGTTTTGCTGAAGCATGGTAAGCATCGCTTTGACATCCGTGTGATGGTCCAGCTCAGTCCGCGTGGCAAATGGGAAACTACCGGATTGATTGGCCGAGTAGCTGAGAAAGGCAAGATTGTTACCAATTATCATAACGGTGGTACGCTAATGTCTATGGAGAAGCTGCTGTCGCCTTATTTGAACGATGCTCAGCAAGCTCAGATGCTTAAGATATTGAGAAAGCTAGGTGAGGATACCGGACGTTTCTACCATAAGAAATATCCTGGGTTTAAACAGATTGGTGTAGATGTAGGATTAGATAATCACATGACGCCTTGGATTATTGAAGTGAATACTAGCCCGGATCCGTATATTTTCAAACATCTTTCTAATAAAAGCATGTACCGCAAAGTGATGGCTTATCGCAGAGCAAATGAGAAGAAGAAGACCGTTAGCTGA
- a CDS encoding PAS domain S-box protein, translated as MDNAVEYSTMLEHAFMRSPEGIAVLSLNDGKGNWLKVNPAFCNLLGFTEAEFLAGAIFAEMENRQTSSKELSYRLVMDELQNSPAGSWKKEECFYKGDHPVWLSLTFSGFGTTGQAPSCIIVYAEDITDRKIADQQMEDQRDLEEQIYQSERNYRLMSENSLDLISRHAVEERKQFEFKLQENEQRYKSLFEYNPSAVYSMNLQGDYLTANANLEKLTGYSLEELIGMYFGPVVHEKDMEKTLYHFNLAAKGYPQSYDLTLIHKEGHFIEINTTNIPIIVDDQVVGVYGISRDITERIRYTEQIEKLSNEYTLILNAVSEGIFGLDMEEKVTFINPAGLHMLGYEHDEIMGHTYLDHIQQTALDGIHYRPEESPLIKAIRSGRSYQSKDAVLWRKDGTSFLAEYQVTPLFDKGESKGVVVVFRDITDEKEIIRAKESAEKADQAKSEFLAIMSHEIRTPMNGIVGMTDLLAETELDEEQREYTNIIKESSSSLLYILNEILDYSKIEAGKMMIVHEPVHLREVLDSVTDLFMAKALEKNLELSYSMAPGVPTFIMGDAGRLRQVLVNLVSNAIKFTDRGNVCIYVERNLSVVSKKSTLKFNVRDTGIGIPLEKQHQLFQSFYQLHSSFNRKYAGTGLGLAICKKLVELMGGAIAVESSEGEGSNFYFTLQINPESGDESDEEIVAQTEQKPAQEMESGFDLEVPMDAGENVILLPEGNALSASKPISSKGEMS; from the coding sequence ATGGATAACGCGGTAGAATACAGCACAATGTTGGAACATGCATTTATGAGGTCGCCAGAGGGAATAGCCGTACTGTCTTTGAACGATGGTAAGGGCAACTGGCTAAAGGTCAATCCGGCTTTTTGCAATTTACTTGGCTTTACTGAAGCTGAGTTTCTTGCTGGGGCTATTTTTGCAGAAATGGAAAATAGACAGACGTCTTCGAAAGAGCTTTCCTATAGATTGGTGATGGACGAGCTTCAGAATTCTCCAGCAGGGAGCTGGAAGAAGGAAGAATGCTTTTACAAAGGGGATCACCCGGTATGGCTTTCCCTGACATTCTCAGGATTTGGAACAACAGGACAAGCCCCTTCGTGTATTATTGTGTACGCCGAAGATATTACAGACCGAAAGATTGCAGACCAACAAATGGAAGATCAACGAGATCTAGAGGAACAGATTTATCAAAGTGAACGTAATTATAGATTGATGTCCGAGAATTCGCTGGATTTAATCTCGCGTCATGCAGTTGAAGAGCGCAAACAGTTCGAATTCAAGCTTCAAGAGAATGAACAGCGCTATAAATCCTTATTTGAATATAATCCTTCTGCTGTGTACTCCATGAATTTGCAAGGGGATTATTTAACAGCCAATGCGAATCTGGAGAAACTGACAGGGTATTCGCTGGAAGAACTGATCGGAATGTACTTTGGTCCCGTTGTGCATGAGAAGGACATGGAGAAGACGCTGTATCATTTTAACTTAGCCGCTAAGGGCTATCCTCAAAGCTATGATCTGACACTTATTCATAAAGAAGGCCATTTTATAGAGATTAATACCACTAATATTCCGATCATTGTAGACGATCAAGTGGTAGGCGTATACGGTATTTCCCGTGACATTACGGAACGTATAAGATATACGGAACAAATCGAAAAGCTAAGCAATGAATACACCCTTATTTTAAATGCGGTTTCGGAGGGTATTTTTGGACTCGATATGGAGGAGAAGGTGACCTTCATCAACCCAGCAGGTTTGCATATGCTCGGCTATGAACATGATGAGATTATGGGTCATACCTATCTAGATCATATTCAGCAGACAGCGCTTGATGGGATCCATTACCGGCCAGAGGAGTCGCCATTAATCAAAGCCATTAGGTCAGGGCGATCTTACCAGAGCAAGGATGCAGTCTTATGGCGTAAAGATGGCACGAGCTTTCTTGCAGAGTACCAGGTAACGCCTCTTTTTGATAAAGGTGAATCTAAGGGTGTTGTAGTCGTGTTCAGGGATATTACAGATGAGAAGGAGATCATTCGTGCCAAGGAATCTGCGGAAAAAGCGGACCAGGCTAAATCAGAGTTTCTGGCCATTATGAGCCATGAAATACGCACGCCTATGAACGGCATTGTGGGGATGACTGATCTGCTTGCCGAGACAGAACTAGATGAAGAACAACGTGAGTACACAAATATTATTAAGGAGAGCAGTAGCTCTCTTCTATATATTCTGAATGAAATTCTCGATTACAGTAAAATTGAGGCCGGAAAAATGATGATCGTACATGAGCCCGTGCATCTTCGAGAGGTACTGGACAGTGTAACGGATCTATTTATGGCTAAGGCTTTGGAAAAAAATCTTGAGCTGTCTTACAGCATGGCACCAGGAGTTCCTACGTTCATTATGGGAGATGCAGGACGATTACGTCAGGTATTGGTTAATCTGGTTAGCAATGCGATTAAATTTACTGACCGAGGCAATGTCTGTATTTACGTGGAGCGGAATTTGTCCGTGGTTTCAAAGAAATCGACTTTGAAGTTTAATGTCAGAGACACGGGGATAGGTATTCCTTTAGAAAAGCAGCATCAGTTATTTCAATCATTCTACCAGCTGCACTCCTCGTTTAATCGTAAGTATGCTGGGACGGGTTTAGGACTAGCCATTTGCAAAAAGCTCGTCGAGCTGATGGGCGGAGCCATTGCGGTGGAGAGTAGCGAAGGAGAGGGCTCTAATTTCTATTTCACGCTACAGATTAATCCTGAAAGCGGAGATGAGAGTGATGAAGAAATAGTTGCTCAGACAGAGCAGAAACCCGCTCAGGAAATGGAATCAGGATTTGATTTAGAGGTACCTATGGATGCTGGTGAAAATGTGATTCTACTCCCGGAGGGCAATGCCCTTTCAGCTTCTAAGCCGATTTCTTCAAAAGGAGAAATGTCCTGA
- a CDS encoding glycosyltransferase family 4 protein gives MHICIIAPERLPVPGDGSVEICIWAIARRLAEKHKVTIVSRIAPGLPDASILEQVRIIRLPASTPVHYRTSVLDYIQNESFDIVQIDNRPHLMSAVKKELPHLPVFLFLHSLTFTPDTDKTARALAKADLIIANSHSLQRRLTHRFPQLDNEIRIVLLGADLDRFTPVGTQEKYHLRRLYRLPKAFTVLFVGRVIPRKGVPILIRAMYHLNKHLPVHLVIAGKGNPSYMRQLKLLARRLGVPVSFLGNVAHEDIHTLYQAADCFVCPSQSHESFGLVNVEAMASGLPVIASSNGGIREIIDSGHNGYLVERYREALPFARYLLRLGRNPELAATIGKQGRADALEVFNWHRTATDLERIYQRYISTTIESYKYKREI, from the coding sequence ATGCATATTTGTATTATTGCGCCGGAACGGCTCCCGGTTCCGGGAGACGGTTCAGTAGAAATTTGCATTTGGGCCATTGCCAGACGGCTGGCTGAGAAACATAAGGTTACCATTGTGAGCCGAATAGCGCCGGGACTGCCCGATGCCTCAATATTAGAGCAGGTCAGAATCATTCGGTTGCCTGCAAGTACTCCCGTCCATTATCGTACTTCGGTATTAGACTATATTCAGAATGAGTCATTTGATATCGTTCAGATTGATAATCGCCCCCATCTTATGTCTGCTGTAAAGAAAGAGCTCCCACATCTTCCGGTATTTCTATTTCTGCATTCTCTTACATTCACACCGGACACAGATAAGACTGCTAGAGCCCTGGCAAAAGCAGATCTGATTATTGCGAATAGCCACTCTCTACAACGAAGACTAACTCACCGATTCCCTCAATTAGACAATGAAATCCGTATTGTCCTGCTAGGAGCAGATCTTGATCGATTCACTCCTGTAGGCACACAGGAAAAATATCATCTTCGCAGACTTTACAGACTCCCGAAGGCCTTTACCGTCTTATTCGTCGGTCGAGTCATTCCCCGCAAAGGGGTACCCATATTGATACGCGCTATGTACCATTTAAATAAACATCTTCCCGTTCATCTTGTAATTGCAGGCAAAGGCAACCCTTCGTATATGCGTCAGCTGAAGCTGCTTGCAAGGCGGCTGGGAGTACCCGTCTCTTTCCTTGGAAATGTAGCTCATGAAGATATTCATACCCTTTATCAAGCCGCCGATTGCTTTGTATGTCCTTCTCAGAGTCATGAATCCTTTGGACTTGTTAATGTAGAGGCTATGGCCTCGGGACTGCCCGTCATCGCTTCTAGCAATGGAGGTATCCGTGAGATTATCGATTCCGGCCATAACGGCTATCTGGTGGAACGATATCGCGAGGCCTTGCCCTTCGCTAGATATTTGCTGCGACTAGGCCGGAATCCGGAGTTAGCAGCAACCATCGGGAAACAAGGAAGAGCAGATGCGCTTGAGGTCTTCAATTGGCACCGTACAGCAACTGATTTGGAACGCATTTATCAAAGATACATTAGTACAACAATAGAATCCTACAAGTATAAACGGGAAATATAA
- a CDS encoding glutamate synthase subunit beta, which translates to MGKATGFLEFERQTPAECEALERIKNWDEFSIPMEEEKLREQGARCMDCGTPFCHVGRLLSGMASGCPLHNLIPEWNDMVYRGNWEIALKRLHKTNNFPEFTGRVCPAPCEGSCTVGMNGKPVTIKSIEKAIVDRGFEEGWIVPEPPLSRTGKKVAVVGSGPAGLACAAQLNKAGHTVTVYERADRIGGLLTYGIPNMKLDKKTVQRRVDLLAAEGITFVTHTEIGRDISAAKLKVEHDAVVLCGGSTQARDLPIEGRELRGVHQAMEFLTLNTKSLLDSELADGEYLSAADKDVVVIGGGDTGTDCVATSIRHGCRSVIQLEIMPQAPLTRQPSNPWPEWPKVLKVDYGQKEAEQLYKEDPRRYLVSTKRFIGDDGGHVQELHTVRIEWTRNEQGRMVPVEVPGSEEVLEAQLVLLALGFTGPEETVLGELGVERDERGNAKAEFGAQATNVEGVFTAGDMRRGQSLVVWAIDEGRQTAREVDRFLMGSSNLP; encoded by the coding sequence ATGGGGAAAGCAACCGGATTTTTAGAATTTGAACGGCAGACGCCTGCGGAGTGTGAGGCGCTTGAGCGGATTAAGAATTGGGATGAATTCTCGATTCCTATGGAGGAAGAGAAGCTGCGTGAGCAAGGTGCGCGTTGTATGGACTGTGGCACACCATTTTGTCATGTAGGACGTCTGTTGTCTGGTATGGCTTCCGGCTGTCCTCTGCATAACTTGATTCCGGAATGGAATGATATGGTCTATCGTGGAAACTGGGAGATTGCGCTGAAACGTCTGCACAAGACCAATAACTTTCCTGAATTTACTGGACGTGTGTGTCCGGCGCCTTGTGAAGGTTCTTGTACGGTGGGGATGAATGGCAAGCCCGTTACGATTAAATCGATTGAAAAAGCGATTGTAGATAGAGGTTTTGAAGAAGGTTGGATTGTGCCAGAGCCGCCGCTTTCCCGCACAGGTAAAAAAGTAGCTGTAGTAGGTTCAGGTCCAGCAGGCCTTGCTTGTGCTGCCCAGCTTAACAAGGCAGGGCATACGGTGACTGTGTATGAACGGGCAGACCGGATTGGCGGTTTGTTGACCTATGGTATTCCGAACATGAAGCTGGATAAAAAGACGGTGCAGCGCCGGGTGGATTTGCTTGCGGCTGAAGGGATTACATTCGTGACTCATACAGAGATTGGGCGAGATATCTCGGCTGCAAAGCTTAAGGTGGAGCATGACGCAGTAGTCTTGTGTGGCGGGTCCACGCAGGCACGTGATCTTCCGATAGAGGGTCGAGAGCTGCGCGGCGTTCATCAGGCTATGGAGTTTCTAACGTTGAATACTAAGAGCTTGTTGGATTCAGAACTTGCTGATGGTGAATATCTGTCTGCGGCAGATAAGGATGTAGTTGTAATCGGTGGTGGAGATACTGGCACGGATTGTGTAGCTACGTCGATCCGCCACGGCTGTCGTAGTGTGATCCAGCTTGAGATTATGCCACAGGCCCCACTGACGCGTCAGCCTAGCAACCCGTGGCCGGAATGGCCAAAGGTTCTTAAAGTTGATTATGGACAAAAAGAAGCGGAGCAGTTATATAAAGAAGATCCACGTCGATATCTTGTTTCGACAAAACGTTTTATCGGCGATGACGGTGGACATGTGCAGGAGCTGCATACGGTACGAATTGAGTGGACTCGTAATGAACAGGGACGGATGGTTCCGGTTGAAGTACCCGGCAGTGAGGAAGTGCTAGAGGCGCAGCTAGTACTGCTCGCTTTGGGATTCACAGGCCCCGAAGAGACTGTACTAGGCGAGCTTGGGGTAGAACGCGATGAGCGCGGAAATGCCAAGGCGGAGTTCGGTGCACAAGCGACCAATGTAGAAGGTGTATTCACAGCAGGCGATATGCGCCGCGGACAAAGCCTTGTTGTCTGGGCCATTGATGAGGGTCGTCAGACGGCCCGCGAAGTGGATCGATTCTTGATGGGATCATCGAATTTACCGTAA
- the yfcE gene encoding phosphodiesterase, with product MKLMFISDIHGSLFWLERALEKVEEEQPDSLVIVGDFLYHGPRNPLPKGYDPQGVANKLNEYNQKKPITAVRGNCDAEVDQMLLQFPMMGDYVMLLHEGRRIYVTHGHGFSIENLPALSEKDIFIQGHTHIPVADVKEGVFVLNPGSISLPKENNPNSYGVLEAGEFIVKDFEGNVVKRITV from the coding sequence ATGAAGCTAATGTTTATTTCCGATATTCACGGATCTTTATTCTGGTTAGAACGGGCATTGGAAAAGGTAGAGGAAGAACAGCCGGACAGTCTTGTTATCGTAGGAGACTTTTTATATCACGGTCCCAGAAATCCACTGCCGAAGGGTTACGACCCACAGGGAGTTGCTAATAAATTGAATGAATATAACCAAAAGAAGCCCATAACGGCAGTACGCGGTAACTGTGATGCTGAGGTGGACCAGATGCTGTTGCAATTCCCGATGATGGGCGATTATGTCATGCTCCTGCATGAAGGCAGACGAATCTATGTTACACATGGTCATGGCTTTAGTATTGAGAATTTACCGGCACTATCCGAGAAGGATATCTTTATTCAGGGGCATACCCATATTCCGGTTGCGGACGTAAAAGAGGGCGTATTCGTGCTGAATCCCGGCTCCATTTCACTGCCTAAAGAGAATAATCCGAATTCTTATGGTGTCCTTGAGGCTGGAGAATTCATCGTTAAGGATTTTGAAGGCAATGTGGTAAAAAGAATTACCGTTTAG
- a CDS encoding C39 family peptidase yields the protein MKHRNSSLSNKLPADPYTQWEAGVSSPSSACGPATMAALTEYWNTQLGMDFIRGTGHFHSKADHINYIYSHHGGTPLGMSTRRFVKGITAYINASISPEGEYKLSISTFNDFDVYKAEIDAGRPVAVKFDKWFNFRWRGSFAYDYHWVLGIGYEVPDNGDRPILIIQDNGVRYKDGRIALCKERRIPYYSNKDIITMVGLNILETPS from the coding sequence ATGAAGCATAGAAACTCCAGTCTCAGCAACAAACTACCGGCGGATCCATACACACAGTGGGAGGCTGGGGTTTCATCTCCGTCTTCTGCTTGTGGACCTGCGACAATGGCAGCTTTAACCGAGTATTGGAATACCCAGCTAGGAATGGACTTTATTCGTGGCACAGGTCATTTTCACTCCAAAGCAGATCATATTAATTACATATACAGTCATCACGGAGGAACCCCTTTAGGCATGAGTACACGTCGTTTTGTAAAGGGAATCACAGCTTATATCAACGCTTCAATCTCGCCAGAGGGGGAGTATAAGCTATCTATCTCTACTTTTAACGATTTCGATGTGTATAAAGCGGAGATTGATGCAGGTCGACCAGTCGCTGTTAAATTTGATAAATGGTTTAATTTTCGGTGGAGAGGGAGCTTTGCTTACGACTACCACTGGGTATTAGGTATAGGATATGAGGTGCCTGATAACGGGGATCGTCCAATTCTCATCATTCAGGATAATGGTGTGAGGTATAAGGACGGAAGAATTGCTCTTTGTAAAGAACGGCGCATTCCATATTATTCGAATAAAGACATCATTACGATGGTAGGTTTGAATATCTTAGAAACACCTAGTTAA
- a CDS encoding DUF445 domain-containing protein: MRSKNLATMSLAFMACGFLITLFLPENLAVILLRGGFEAGLVGGIADWFAVTALFRHPMGLRIPHTSLLLKNRDKIIQSLITAMETELLNKESIENKLRKFGIMSMGSKLLTKFFSKKKARAQILEQLSEFVSRLPVEKAVPFLQKAASDYIREAELGVAADKIVTKLMNDGKDVAALDYALEGVSNWSGRPETKAMLGKIASEKLAEVKLGGLKGMAFQAFVGFMDADMLGEMLQGMLQSGIRDFREEDSPYREEIIREIRVALFQIVNDEARMASVKEWALNELEGEAATAFLHTQLENVRSKALSLLEEDRAAGGRKLFALYALLVRRISKEQEWIGSWEERIRASLIAFVEANHYRIGLLVKENLDSMDDASLVNMLEDKVGKDLQWIRVNGALCGFVVGLVLTVVQFI, encoded by the coding sequence GTGAGATCCAAAAACTTGGCCACCATGTCACTAGCTTTTATGGCATGTGGGTTTCTGATTACACTATTTCTACCTGAAAATCTCGCTGTGATTCTACTAAGAGGTGGATTTGAGGCCGGGCTGGTCGGGGGGATTGCCGACTGGTTCGCAGTAACCGCGTTATTCCGTCATCCGATGGGGTTACGTATTCCACATACCTCATTGCTGCTCAAGAATCGCGATAAGATTATCCAGTCGTTAATTACTGCTATGGAGACTGAGCTGCTGAACAAAGAGAGTATTGAGAACAAGCTGCGCAAGTTTGGTATTATGTCTATGGGTTCCAAACTGCTGACGAAGTTCTTTAGTAAGAAGAAGGCGAGAGCCCAGATCCTAGAGCAGCTTAGCGAATTTGTGTCACGACTTCCGGTAGAGAAAGCTGTACCTTTTCTTCAAAAGGCAGCTTCCGATTATATTCGTGAAGCGGAGCTTGGGGTTGCGGCCGATAAAATTGTCACTAAATTAATGAACGATGGAAAAGATGTAGCGGCTCTGGATTATGCGCTGGAAGGGGTGTCTAACTGGAGCGGTCGTCCTGAAACGAAAGCTATGCTGGGTAAGATCGCCAGTGAGAAACTGGCTGAAGTGAAGCTTGGTGGACTTAAGGGGATGGCTTTTCAGGCTTTCGTTGGGTTTATGGATGCGGATATGCTTGGTGAAATGCTGCAAGGCATGCTACAGTCGGGTATTCGCGATTTTCGTGAAGAGGATAGTCCATATCGTGAAGAGATCATTCGAGAAATTCGGGTGGCACTGTTCCAGATTGTTAATGACGAGGCTAGAATGGCTTCTGTAAAAGAATGGGCACTAAATGAGCTTGAGGGAGAAGCGGCAACCGCTTTTCTGCATACTCAATTGGAGAACGTACGTAGCAAGGCACTCTCCTTGTTGGAAGAGGACCGGGCAGCTGGTGGACGCAAGTTATTTGCACTATATGCTCTGCTTGTGCGCCGTATTAGCAAGGAACAAGAGTGGATCGGCAGCTGGGAGGAGCGGATTCGCGCTTCATTAATTGCATTTGTAGAGGCTAACCACTACCGAATCGGTCTTTTGGTGAAAGAGAATCTGGATAGCATGGACGATGCTAGTCTAGTGAATATGCTGGAGGATAAAGTAGGTAAAGATCTTCAGTGGATTCGTGTGAACGGTGCCTTATGCGGTTTTGTTGTAGGGCTTGTTCTTACAGTTGTTCAATTTATTTAA
- a CDS encoding LysE family translocator has protein sequence MAWEWIAKGILLGLSIAAPLGPISILCIKKTLNSGFKTGLCCGLGAATADAVYGSIAGFGLSSLTAHLVDHKTVLQALGGLFICYLGINSLLVPPRKRNIESDTKTNSVKSYAVTLLLTLSNPMTIIFFLGVFSASGVLLSHSSSNMPFLVGGVFLGSTLWWIFLTGSTALFRNNMTFGSSKQHFFNKLSGLVMLSFGVIALIQSLDLRRFF, from the coding sequence ATGGCATGGGAGTGGATCGCCAAAGGAATTCTGTTGGGGCTTTCTATTGCGGCTCCGTTAGGTCCTATCAGCATATTATGCATCAAGAAAACGTTAAACTCAGGATTCAAAACCGGTCTATGCTGCGGCTTGGGAGCAGCCACAGCTGACGCAGTTTATGGCAGTATCGCCGGATTCGGCTTATCCTCCCTAACCGCTCATCTGGTTGATCACAAAACGGTGCTACAAGCCTTAGGCGGACTATTTATTTGTTATCTGGGTATAAATTCGCTATTAGTTCCTCCGAGGAAGAGAAACATTGAATCCGATACAAAAACAAACTCAGTGAAATCATACGCAGTAACGCTGCTGCTGACGTTATCCAATCCCATGACGATTATTTTTTTCCTTGGTGTCTTCAGTGCCTCAGGTGTTCTTCTGTCTCATAGCAGCTCCAATATGCCGTTTTTAGTTGGCGGTGTATTTCTAGGTTCCACGTTATGGTGGATTTTTTTGACAGGGAGTACCGCCTTGTTCAGGAACAACATGACATTCGGAAGCTCGAAACAGCACTTCTTCAACAAACTGTCTGGACTAGTAATGTTATCTTTCGGCGTTATCGCCCTTATTCAATCTCTCGATCTCCGGAGATTCTTTTAG
- the pulA gene encoding type I pullulanase gives MSVQKEMKEPIYYGDPATTRGISVFAQEFDQLFSYDGDDLGLTYSPACSSFCLWAPTAQEAELVIYDSWQGAAESKYAMIRDIRGTWRATVDGDLDGKFYTYRVRLGEQWNEAADPYARAVGVNGDRGAILDLRKTDPERWTEDKPPFEDPVDAIIYELHLRDLSIHPASGMTHKGQYLALAEEGTRGPEGILTGLDHIANLGVTHVQLLPIYDYSTESVDETKLDEPHFNWGYDPKNYNAPEGSYATDPYMPGLRIQELKTMIQALHDRGLRVIMDVVYNHVYDGYRVNFTKLVPGYYLRYKQDGSLSNGSGCGNDVATERLMMSRFIVESVVYWAKEYHIDGFRFDLMGLMDVDTMRETRRRLDGIDPSIMTIGEGWMMGTELPMERLAHQKNASLMPGIGHFNDDFRDAIKGNIFLYDQPGFISGMMGLEPAIKAGIAGGIDFSPGIKQFAEEPQQNVNYVECHDNHTLWDKIVLSTEGETVAQRRSMHRLASAIVFMSQGIPFIHAGQEFMRTKNGVENSYKSSVEINRMDWELCAAHQEEVAYMKQLIALRKAHPAFRMRTADDIRKHLVFEKAPASAVAYTLRGHAGGDAAKHIYVLFNTNAEQTAVVLPQLGEWKTIFGDELALDLTGNKLTVNGIGTVVLTVK, from the coding sequence TTGTCCGTACAAAAGGAAATGAAGGAACCCATTTATTATGGTGATCCTGCGACTACTAGGGGTATTTCTGTTTTTGCTCAGGAGTTTGATCAGTTGTTCAGCTACGACGGCGATGATCTGGGACTGACCTATTCACCGGCCTGCTCATCATTTTGCTTGTGGGCTCCTACGGCTCAGGAGGCAGAGCTAGTAATCTATGATTCATGGCAGGGAGCGGCGGAGAGCAAATATGCTATGATTCGCGATATCCGGGGAACGTGGAGAGCTACAGTTGACGGTGATCTGGATGGCAAATTCTATACTTACCGAGTGCGTTTAGGTGAACAGTGGAATGAAGCAGCTGATCCTTATGCACGGGCTGTTGGCGTGAACGGTGACAGAGGCGCTATTCTAGATTTGCGCAAGACAGACCCTGAACGTTGGACGGAAGATAAGCCGCCGTTTGAGGATCCTGTGGACGCCATTATTTATGAACTTCATTTGCGTGACTTATCCATTCACCCGGCGAGCGGGATGACTCATAAGGGACAATATCTCGCTTTGGCGGAAGAAGGAACCCGCGGACCTGAGGGTATTCTAACCGGACTTGATCATATCGCAAATCTCGGTGTAACCCATGTGCAGCTATTGCCTATTTATGATTATTCTACAGAGAGTGTAGATGAGACGAAGCTGGATGAACCTCATTTTAACTGGGGTTATGATCCGAAGAATTATAATGCTCCTGAAGGCTCCTATGCTACGGATCCCTATATGCCCGGACTACGTATTCAAGAGCTAAAAACAATGATTCAAGCGCTTCATGATCGTGGCCTCCGTGTCATTATGGATGTTGTTTACAACCATGTGTACGATGGATATCGCGTGAATTTTACTAAACTGGTTCCAGGCTATTATTTGCGATATAAACAAGATGGAAGCTTGTCGAATGGCTCAGGCTGTGGGAATGACGTGGCTACAGAACGCTTGATGATGTCCCGCTTCATTGTGGAGTCCGTGGTCTATTGGGCTAAAGAATACCATATCGACGGCTTCCGGTTTGATTTGATGGGCTTGATGGATGTTGATACGATGCGGGAAACTCGGCGGCGTCTGGATGGAATAGATCCATCCATCATGACGATTGGTGAAGGCTGGATGATGGGAACAGAGCTGCCGATGGAACGGCTCGCTCATCAGAAGAATGCCTCCCTTATGCCGGGAATCGGACATTTTAATGATGACTTCAGGGATGCGATTAAAGGAAATATCTTTTTGTATGATCAGCCGGGCTTCATCAGTGGAATGATGGGTCTGGAGCCTGCGATCAAGGCGGGGATTGCGGGAGGAATTGACTTCAGCCCAGGAATTAAGCAATTTGCCGAAGAGCCTCAGCAGAACGTTAATTATGTAGAGTGTCATGATAATCATACCTTATGGGATAAAATCGTATTGTCCACCGAGGGCGAGACGGTCGCTCAGCGCCGATCCATGCATAGGCTGGCTTCTGCGATAGTGTTCATGAGTCAGGGGATTCCTTTTATCCATGCGGGTCAGGAATTTATGCGCACCAAGAACGGAGTGGAGAACAGCTACAAATCCTCGGTTGAGATCAATCGTATGGACTGGGAATTGTGCGCTGCGCATCAGGAAGAAGTGGCGTATATGAAGCAGCTAATTGCACTGCGTAAAGCTCACCCGGCCTTCCGTATGCGAACCGCAGATGACATTCGGAAGCATTTGGTTTTTGAAAAAGCACCGGCAAGTGCAGTAGCTTATACACTGCGTGGCCATGCTGGAGGAGATGCAGCGAAGCATATCTACGTTCTTTTTAATACGAATGCTGAACAGACCGCTGTGGTTCTGCCGCAGCTTGGAGAGTGGAAGACCATCTTTGGCGATGAACTTGCGCTGGATCTGACAGGGAATAAGTTAACTGTAAATGGGATTGGGACAGTAGTACTGACAGTGAAATAG